A single window of Nitrososphaerota archaeon DNA harbors:
- a CDS encoding lyase family protein, with protein MKYVEGSKGVFLSTGTRFPREIIWAVGAIKFSAAKSNAALGLLDADLSRVIQAKAKELMKGTHDDQISVDVFQTGSGTGLNMNANELLAELASAELGKTVHPNDHVNMNQSSNDVGPTAVRIAAAYAVNADLLPAMDKMRKSLVALSKKTSTVYKSGRTHLRDALPVTMGQEFGAYADAFDKDAQLVKKAMKYLFELPIGGTAVGTGLNADPRFGGMVAKEIAQRTGLGFSSAKNKFRPTRLLTDVSSLSGMMRSVCVDLSRLCQDLRLMFSGPLTGLGEIDIPTQEEVAGSSIMPGKTNPVTLESALLACAQVQGLDSANTVAATLGEFEMTMGVPLMGYNIVLQAKLLTEALSKVASLVVDAVVPMKGKLRSYAETSPALITVVSPKIGYDKAAVLGKQIAKGVPIRKALAGLGYGPKEVDSMLEMKDLVKPGIPSKKARK; from the coding sequence ATGAAATACGTAGAGGGCTCCAAGGGGGTCTTCTTGAGCACGGGGACGCGCTTCCCGCGCGAAATCATCTGGGCGGTCGGCGCCATAAAGTTCTCGGCTGCCAAGTCTAACGCGGCCCTGGGCCTCCTCGACGCGGACTTGAGCAGGGTTATTCAGGCGAAGGCAAAGGAGCTCATGAAGGGCACTCACGACGACCAGATTTCTGTCGATGTTTTCCAGACAGGGTCGGGGACCGGGCTCAACATGAACGCCAACGAACTACTCGCGGAGCTCGCGTCGGCCGAACTTGGGAAGACCGTCCACCCGAACGACCATGTCAACATGAACCAGTCGTCCAACGACGTCGGCCCGACGGCCGTTAGGATCGCGGCCGCCTATGCGGTGAACGCAGACCTTCTGCCCGCCATGGACAAGATGCGGAAGAGCCTGGTTGCGCTTTCGAAGAAGACTTCGACGGTCTACAAGTCCGGGAGGACGCATCTACGGGACGCGCTCCCGGTGACCATGGGTCAGGAATTCGGGGCCTATGCTGACGCCTTCGACAAGGACGCCCAGCTGGTGAAGAAGGCGATGAAATACCTGTTCGAACTTCCAATCGGGGGGACGGCAGTGGGGACAGGACTCAACGCTGACCCGAGGTTCGGAGGGATGGTGGCGAAGGAGATCGCCCAGCGGACAGGGCTGGGGTTCTCGAGCGCGAAGAACAAGTTCAGGCCCACCAGGCTCCTCACGGACGTTTCGTCCTTGAGCGGGATGATGAGGTCAGTATGCGTGGACCTCTCAAGGCTCTGCCAGGACCTGCGGCTCATGTTCTCGGGACCGCTGACGGGGCTTGGAGAGATAGACATCCCGACCCAGGAGGAGGTGGCGGGGAGCAGCATAATGCCCGGCAAGACGAACCCGGTCACGCTTGAAAGCGCACTGCTGGCCTGCGCCCAAGTTCAGGGGCTAGACTCCGCCAACACTGTCGCCGCCACCCTTGGGGAGTTCGAGATGACCATGGGAGTACCCCTGATGGGATACAACATAGTGCTCCAGGCGAAGCTCCTGACCGAGGCGCTGAGCAAGGTGGCGTCGCTTGTTGTGGATGCAGTGGTCCCCATGAAAGGGAAACTAAGGAGCTATGCGGAGACGAGCCCCGCACTCATCACCGTGGTCTCTCCTAAGATAGGCTACGACAAGGCAGCAGTCCTGGGGAAGCAGATTGCCAAGGGAGTCCCCATCAGGAAGGCTCTTGCGGGGCTCGGCTACGGACCCAAGGAGGTCGACTCGATGCTCGAGATGAAAGACCTGGTGAAGCCAGGGATCCCGTCGAAGAAGGCTCGGAAGTAG